In Metarhizium brunneum chromosome 3, complete sequence, a genomic segment contains:
- the PROT gene encoding Proteinase T yields MKGSTLLAILPLAMAAPAKRSFPAPVLVPRGAELIEGKYIIKMKAKAEVSAVSSAISSIAAEADYTYNDWNGFVATLTPEELQKLTDDPNVDFIEQDAIMTMYATQPNADWGLARLSSKTPGTTTYTYDDSAGEGTCAFIIDTGIEAGHPEFEGRAEFLKNFANDGQDTDGNGHGTHVAGTIGSKTYGVAKKTKLFGVKVLDAQGSGSNSFVLAGMEYVTQNAKTKTCPKGVVVNMSLGGTKSEAVNDAARKITEAGLFLAVAAGNDGKDASGYSPASESSACTVGATTKDDKLATYSNIGSVVDVIAPGSEIKSTWINGGENTISGTSMASPHVAGIGAYFLGKGKSIQGLCDFIKGQGVEIQGVKGGITNVLINNGEGSNSTTPIRF; encoded by the exons ATGAAGGGCTCAACTCTGCTCGCCATCCTccccttggccatggccgccccgGCTAAGCGCTCCTTCCCGGCTCCAGTCCTTGTTCCCCGCGGTGCTGAGCTCATCGAGGGCAAGTACATCATCAAgatgaaggccaaggctgaagTTTCCGCCGTATCTTCTGCCATCTCTTCCAttgccgccgaagccgacTACACATACAATGACTGGAACGGATTCGTTGCCACCCTTACCCCTGAGGAACTCCAGAAGCTCACCGACGACCCCAAT GTCGACTTTATTGAACAGGATGCCATCATGACCATGTATGCCACGCAGCCAAATGCCGACTGGGGATTGGCTCGGCTCTCAAGCAAGACGCCTGGCACCACGACGTATACCTACGATGATAGCGCTGGCGAGGGTACTTGCGCCTTCATCATCGACACTGGTATCGAGGCAGGCCACCCT GAGTTTGAGGGCCGCGCCGAGTTCCTCAAGAACTTCGCCAACGACGGTCAGGACACCGACGGCAACGGTCACGGTACTCACGTCGCTGGAACCATTGGCTCCAAGACGTATGGCGTGGCTAAGAAGACGAAGCTCTTCGGAGTAAAGGTGCTTGACGCCCAGGGCAGCGGCTCCAA CTCCTTTGTCCTTGCTGGTATGGAATACGTTACCCAAAatgccaagaccaagacgtgTCCCAAGGGTGTCGTTGTCAACATGTCCCTCGGTGGCACGAAGTCTGAAGCCGTCAACGACGCCGCTCGAAAAATCACTGAGGCCGGCCTCTTCCTTGCTGTCGCTGCCGGTAACGACGGAAAGGACGCCAGTGGCTACTCGCCTGCCTCGGAGTCGTCGGCCTGCACTGTTGGTGCCACTACCAAGGATGATAAGCTCGCCACGTACTCTAACATTGGCTCCGTCGTTGACGTCATTGCCCCGGGCTCCGAGATCAAGTCGACGTGGATTAACGGCGGGGAAAACACCATCTCCGGTACGTCCATGGCTTCGCCCCATGTTGCCGGCATCGGAGCCTACTTCCTGGGCAAGGGCAAATCGATCCAGGGCCTCTGCGATTTCATCAAGGGACAGGGCGTCGAGATCCAGGGTGTTAAAGGCGGCATTACCAACGTCTTGATCAACAACGGCGAGGGAAGTAATTCCACCACTCCCATTCGCTTCTAA